ATTCGTCTTATCAATGCCCGAACAACCCAAAGACTTGTTTCAACTGTTTCGAAAGGGGGCATATCAAGTCTGAATGCCCAAAGCTTCAACAAGAGTCAAAGAAAGAggataagaagcaagagggttCTAAGGCGAAGGGGAGAATGTTTCAAATCACATCAGAAGAAGCCAAATCCCAGCCGAATGTGGTTTCAGGTATCTTTCTAATAAACTCAATACCGGTTTATGTCTTGTTTGATACCGGGGCCACTATGTCGTTTATCTCTAGTGAAATCGTACAACATCCTTCCTTTAAGATTGAACGAATGTcgatgcccttagaagtagagatagcagATAGCAAAAATTATTTGTTGCACGAAATATGTAAAAATTGTAAATTaaccattgaggatgaggagtttgctattgatcttatacccatgatCTTGGGGGAATTCAAAgtaatagtgggtatggattggatgTCTCAAAACCACGCGGAGATAAAATGTGAAACCAAAACAATACTTCTCCAAACTCCAAGTGGAAGACGATTAAATGTACAAGGCGAAAGAAAGATGGAAGCGAAGTTATGTACTCTCGTTCAAGCTACTAAGTATGTGCTCAATGGGAGTAGAGCATATTTAGCTTACGTGGTAAATACTCAACAAGGCTCCCCGAAGCTTGAAGATGTTGAGATTGTGAACGAATTTCCGGATGTATTCCCGGAGGAATTGCCGGGACTCCCTCCCGAGCGAGAAGTAGAATTTAATATCGAATTGAATCCGGGTGCGAAACCGGTCGCGAAGGCTCCCTATAGATTAGCTCCCACGGAAATGCGGGAATTAATGACACAATTACAAGACCTCCTAGACAAGGGCTTCATACGCCCaagtgtgtcgccttggggagcacctgtcttatttgttaagaagaaagacgggtcgatgcgcatgtgcatcgactatagggagttaaATAAGCTGACcataaagaaccgctaccctttacctagaattgatgacctttttgatcagttacaaggggcgagttggttctccaagatagatctgcGATCGGGGTACCATCAAGTTAGGGTACGAGGAGAAGACATTCCAAAGACCACATTTAGAAcccgttatggacattacgagtttttagTTATGTCCTTCGGGTTAACTAATGCGCCGGCAgcatttatggaccttatgaaccgtgtATGCCGACCCATGTTGGATAAGTCTGTGATCgtattcatagatgatattctggTTTATTCACGAAGCAAAGACGAACATGCAGTGCACTTGCGTGAAGTACTTGAAGTTCTCCGTAATGAGAAACTCTACgcaaaattctcaaaatgcgcctTTTGGCTCAGGGAAGTGCAGTTTCTGGGGCACGTGATAAATTCGGAGGGTGTTTTAGTTGATCCTTCAAAAATCGATGCGGTAATGAAGTGGGTTTCTCCGAAAAACCCAacagagataagaagttttctgggtCTTGCGGGGTACTATAGAAGGTTCATataggatttttccaagatagccttacccttaacaaaattgacaagaaagaaagagaagtttgTGTGGGGAAAAGAACAGGAGGAGGCTTTTCGAATGTTAAAAGAAAAACTATCACGTCCCCCGGTCTTGACATTACCAGACGGAACCGAAGACCTGGTGGTCTATTCAGACGCTTTGCACCAGGGATTAGGTTGCGT
Above is a window of Helianthus annuus cultivar XRQ/B chromosome 14, HanXRQr2.0-SUNRISE, whole genome shotgun sequence DNA encoding:
- the LOC110906374 gene encoding uncharacterized protein LOC110906374, whose translation is MADARNINDDNDDNNDAARQEALENKVTEVAEGVMQANLPRLAQEVESRVLGVVDAMMTSRFEELKELIEGSKGRGTERRCTYKDFMACHPTTYDGKIDPVECQRWVSNIEAVFIRSRCDKEDQVMFATGLLTHQAKDWWDAHSKEVGEDRLQVMTWQEFKGPFMKYHCPQSAIDKIQEDFLRLRQKNESVNEIANTFMDKMKFCGDLVTTERMKINRFYGVLKAEIREFITPSKCETLEELINLARDREIEIKRQEERGEKRPSEKGASFSPSKKGKFQDQGRKGKSKGGITPCKTCGKLHTGECLLGKKGCFKCGKEGHSSYQCPNNPKTCFNCFERGHIKSECPKLQQESKKEDKKQEGSKAKGRMFQITSEEAKSQPNVVSGIFLINSIPVYVLFDTGATMSFISSEIVQHPSFKIERMSMPLEVEIADSKNYLLHEICKNCKLTIEDEEFAIDLIPMILGEFKVIVGMDWMSQNHAEIKCETKTILLQTPSGRRLNVQGERKMEAKLCTLVQATKYVLNGSRAYLAYVVNTQQGSPKLEDVEIVNEFPDVFPEELPGLPPEREVEFNIELNPGAKPVAKAPYRLAPTEMRELMTQLQDLLDKGFIRPNDILVYSRSKDEHAVHLREVLEVLRNEKLYAKFSKCAFWLREVQFLGHVINSEGVLVDPSKIDAVMKWVSPKNPTEIRSFLGLAGYYRRFI